Genomic window (Synechococcus sp. LA31):
CGTTCGGCCATCTGATCAAGGTGTGGCATGAGCGCAATGCTTGGAGCCAGCGGGTGTTGCCGGCCTTGGCGGATGCGCTGGATCTCGGCCGGGTGCACAACTCCCAGCTCTCCAACTTGCGCAATCGCAAGCTCGCCTCCCCGGGGCCGGAGCTGTTCGTGGCCTTGGGGCGGATCAATCAACTGTTGGCCCAAAGTGCAGGACCAGCTGGCCTGTCGGGGGGGCTCGCTGAGCAGCTGGCTGAGCAGCCCGAATTGCTCGCAGCCCTCCAGGCTTCAGCGCTGCCTTTGCTGGCCGACGACGGCTCAGCCTTGGGGCCAGCCCAGCTGTTTGAGATTTTCGTGGGCCTGCGCCCGCTGCCGAGCGCGTTTGATTTGCGCATTCAGGCATCGGAGGCGGCTGGTCTGAGTGCGGCGCTGGCGGAGCTGTTTACGGCGGGGCGGCCTTGGCGCCTGTGCCGTGAACAGGTGCTGGCCGCCTATCCGGCTGAGAAACGGCAGCGGCGTGAGCGCTTCGCTGAGGTGATGGCCGGCCAGCGGGACTACACCGCTGAGGAGCTGGATGGTGAACTCGGCGACCTGCGCCTCACCTTGGCGGCCATGGGGGCGGCGGCTGAGGAGGAGCTGAGTGCTGATCAGTTTCTGGAGCTGCTGCGCCAAAAAGCCCGGCTGCTGCTGCAACCGGGCTCGGGTGATCAGGCTCTCGATCTGGCCGAGGCAATCCGCCGTGAGCTTCAGGCGGGGTAGCGCGCCTCGCGGATGCGCTTGGCCCAGCCCAGCGTTCGCAGCAACTTGATGTGCTGCCAGGTGATGTCGAACTCAAACCAGCGCAGGCCGTGGCGGGCGCTGGAAGGGTGGGCGTGGTGGTTGTTGTGCCAGCCCTCGCCGAAGCTGAGGATCGCCACCCACCAGCAGTTGCGTGAGAGGTCGGGGCAGTCGAAGTTGCGATACCCGAAGGCGTGGGTGGCGGAGTTCACCAGCCAGGTCACGTGATACACGAGCACGAGGCGCAGCGGAATCGCCCACAGCACCAGGCCCAGGCCGCCGCCGTGCACGTTGGCGGCGTTGCCGTACCAATAGAGAGCAGCGCCCAGGGGGATCTGCAGGAGCAGGAACCAGCGATCGAGCCAGCGATAGAAGGGGTCCTGGAGCAGGTCGCCAGTGAAGCGGTGCAGTTCCCTGATGGCGGGGATGTCGTGCAGCATCCACTCGCTATGGGCCCACCAGAGGCCGCGGGCCGCGTCGTGGTGGTCGTTGGGTTGGTCGGAAAACTTGTGGTGGTGGCGATGCAGGCCCACCCACTCGATCGGGCCGCTCTGGCAGGCCAGGGTGCCCATCAGCACCAGCACGCGCTCCACCCATTTGGGAGCGACGAAGCTGCGGTGGGCCACGAGGCGATGCAGGCCGAGGGTCACCCCCAGCACGGTGGCCCAGTAGAGAATCGCCAGCGCCACGAGGCCCTGCCAGCTCCAGTACTGCGGCAGCAAGGCAAACACCGCTCCCACGTGGATGGCGAGCATGAAGCCAGTGGTGCCCAGCTTGTATTTCTTCTGGCTGCGGGGCAGTGGTGCGCGGGGGACCACGAGGGCTGCCCGCATCCGGGCTTCCTGCGCGTCGCTGTAGCTGCCTGACCCACCCTCCAGGTCAGCGCTGGTGCGCTGGGCGCGTGCCGCGGAGGCGGTGTCTGGGGCTAAGACCAAAGTGAACTCCTCAAGGATGCGCAGGCGCCGGTTCGCTCGGGGGCCTCGTGACCCCGCGCACCACTGCCTGGGTGCCCCGCTGTAGCCGAGGCACCAATCCGAAAAAATCTAGACGGATGGTTGAGCGTCACGCGGCCGGCAGCATGGAGATTCGTTGTTTCTTGCCATGAGCGCATCCCATCAGGCCTGGGCTTCCGATCAGCTGGCTGCCGCGCTCGAGCGCACCACCGCCCTGGCTCGTGAGCGCCGGGCCGGGGTGAAGCCTCGGCTGAAGCGGGTGCTGCAGGCCTTCAGTGCCGAGAGGCTGGGGGTGCATCACTTCGCCTCGGTGAGTGGCTACGGCCACGGTGATCTGGGCCGGGAGGTGCTGGATCGGGTGTTCGCCCAGGTGTTGCAGGCGGAGGCGGCTGCCGTGCGGCTGCAATTTGTCAGCGGAACCCATGCCATCGCTGCCGCGCTGTACGGGGTGCTGCGCCCCGGAGATCGCCTATTGGCTCTCACTGGTCGCCCTTACGACACGCTCGAGGAGGTGATCGGCATCCGTGGCAGCGGCCAGGGCTCGCTGGCGGAGTTCGGCATCGCCTACGACGAGCTCGATCTGCTGGCGGATGGTGGTGTGGATGAAGCGGGCATCGCCGGCGCCCTGGCTGTGCCGACCCGCATGGTGCTCATCCAGCGCAGCTGCGGCTACAGCTGGCGCCCCTCGCTCACCGTGGAGCAGATCGGTCGGCTGGTGGAGCAGGTGAAGGCGATTCAGCCCGACTGTGTGGTGTTTGTGGACAACTGCTACGGCGAGCTGGTGGAGCTGCAGGAGCCCACAGCTGTGGGTGCAGATCTGATGGCGGGCTCACTGATCAAAAACCTTGGCGGCACCATCGCCCCTACCGGCGGCTACGTGGCTGGCCGTGCCGAATGGGTGGAGCAGGCCTGCTGCCGGCTCACGGCGCCGGGTATCGGCAGTGAGGGGGGCACGGGATTTGATCTGCACCGGCTGCTGTTTCAGGGGTTGTTCCTGGCGCCGCAGATGGTGGCGGAAGCCTTGCTGTGCGCGGAGCTCGCCGCGGCTGTGTTCGACGGCCTCGGTTACGCGGTGAAGCCCTTGGTGGGCGGCTTGCGCAGTGATGTGATCCAGGCGGTGCGTTTCGGGGCACCGGAACCGCTCAAGGCGGTGTGCCGTGCGTTTCAGGCCTGTTCGCCTGTGGGCAGCTACCTCGATCCGGTGCCGGCCCCGATGCCCGGCTACGCCAGTGAGCTGGTGATGGCAGGCGGCACCTTCATCGATGGCAGCACCAGTGAGTTCTCAGCCGATGGCCCGCTGCGCGAGCCCTACGTGCTCTACGCCCAGGGAGGCACCACCACAGCCCACGCAGAGCTGGCCCTGGAGCAGGCGTTGCTGGCGCTGGCGGACGGCGGGTGGTGCGGGCCTGCCTAGCCCGCATGCGCCGATTTCCGACAGACTGCAGATCAGCAACCGCCCAGGCGGCCCCATGGCCCTCAGCTATCCCGACGACTGCCGTTATGCCGACAGCCACGAATACGTGCGAGCCGAAGGCGAACTGGTCCGCATCGGCATCAGCGCCTTCGCTGTGGATCAGCTGGGCGACATTGTGTTTGTGGAGCTGCCTGAGGTGGGGGCAGCCCTAGGCCAGGGCAGCAGCTTCGGTTCGGTGGAATCGGTGAAGGCGGTGGAGGAGGTGATCGCTCCGATCAGCGGCACGATCGAAGTGCGCAACGAAGCCGTGCTCGCTAGCCCCGAGGAGTTGCAAAACGATCCCTATGGCGAAGGTTGGTTGCTGCTGGTGCGGCCCAGCGATCCTGCCCAGCTGGACGGTCTGATGGATGCCGCCACCTACAGCGCCAAGGTGGATGGCCACTGAGTTCCGCCCGGCGGCCCTGAGCCCCTTTGTCGCCCGTCACGTTGGCCCTGATGCGGCCGAGCAGGCCCAGATGCTCAGCGATCTCGGCCTGAACGACCTGGAGCAGCTGGTCGCCGAGGTGGTGCCCGACGCGATTCGTCTCGAGCCCCTGGTCGCTGCAGAGGGGTTGCCGGTGGGCTGCAGCGAGGCCGAAGCCCTGGCAGAGCTGCAGCAGATCGCTGCTGCTAACCAGGTGCGCCGCAGCCTGATCGGCCTGGGCTACAGCGACTGCATCACCCCGGCGCTGCTGCAGCGCCACGTGTTTGAAAACCCGGCCTGGTACACCGCCTACACCCCTTATCAAGCTGAGATCAGCCAGGGGCGCCTCGAGGCGCTGCTCAATTTCCAAACCCTGATCAGCGAGCTCACCGCTCTGCCGATCGCCAATGCCTCGCTGCTCGATGAGGCCACCGCTGCGGCCGAGGCGATGAGCCTCAGCTACGGCGCATGCCGCGATGCCAGTGCCCACCGCTTCCTGGTGGATGCCGAGGTGCTGCCGCAAACCTGGGCGGTGTTGCAGACCCGCGCTGAACCCCTGGGTATCGAGCTGCTCAAGGTGCGGCCGGGTGCGCTCCTGGCAGAGCAGGCCCGCGGTGCGGAGCCCTTCGCTGGGGCGTTTGGTCTGCTGGTGCAGCTGCCTGGAGCCCGCGGTGCGCTCTGGAATCCGGTTGAGCTGATCGCCGCCGCCCGCGCCGCTGGAGTGATGGTGACGGCCGCCGTGGATCCCCTGGCCCAGGTGCTGTTGGCGCCAGTGGGCGAGCTCGGCGTGGAGATTGCCATTGGCAGTAGTCAGCGCTTCGGCATCCCTCTCGGGTTCGGCGGCCCCCATGCCGCCTTCTTCGCCACCACCACCACTCATCAGCGCCGGATCCCGGGTCGGTTGGTGGGGCAGTCGCTCGATGCGGAGGGGCGCCAGGCCTTGCGCCTGGCTCTGCAAACCCGCGAGCAGCACATCCGCCGCGACAAGGCCACCAGCAACATCTGCACCGCCCAGGTGTTGCTCGCGGTGATGGCCGGCTTCTACGCGGTGCATCACGGTCCGGCTGGTCTGGCGGTGATCGCCAGGCGGGTGCTGAAGCTGCGGGAGCTGTTGCGCCGTGGCCTTGCGCAACTGGGGCTGGAGGTGGAGCCAGGGCCTGGCTTCGACACAGTGCTGGTGCACAGTTCCCAGCCCGCCGGTCTGCTGGCCGGGGCGGAAGCCGCTGGGTTCAATCTGCGGCCTGAGCTTGATGGCCTCGCAATCAGCCTGGATGAGCGCAGCTCGTTGGCTGAACTGCAGCAGCTCCTGGCGGCGATCGCGC
Coding sequences:
- a CDS encoding fatty acid desaturase produces the protein MRAALVVPRAPLPRSQKKYKLGTTGFMLAIHVGAVFALLPQYWSWQGLVALAILYWATVLGVTLGLHRLVAHRSFVAPKWVERVLVLMGTLACQSGPIEWVGLHRHHHKFSDQPNDHHDAARGLWWAHSEWMLHDIPAIRELHRFTGDLLQDPFYRWLDRWFLLLQIPLGAALYWYGNAANVHGGGLGLVLWAIPLRLVLVYHVTWLVNSATHAFGYRNFDCPDLSRNCWWVAILSFGEGWHNNHHAHPSSARHGLRWFEFDITWQHIKLLRTLGWAKRIREARYPA
- a CDS encoding methionine gamma-lyase family protein — encoded protein: MSASHQAWASDQLAAALERTTALARERRAGVKPRLKRVLQAFSAERLGVHHFASVSGYGHGDLGREVLDRVFAQVLQAEAAAVRLQFVSGTHAIAAALYGVLRPGDRLLALTGRPYDTLEEVIGIRGSGQGSLAEFGIAYDELDLLADGGVDEAGIAGALAVPTRMVLIQRSCGYSWRPSLTVEQIGRLVEQVKAIQPDCVVFVDNCYGELVELQEPTAVGADLMAGSLIKNLGGTIAPTGGYVAGRAEWVEQACCRLTAPGIGSEGGTGFDLHRLLFQGLFLAPQMVAEALLCAELAAAVFDGLGYAVKPLVGGLRSDVIQAVRFGAPEPLKAVCRAFQACSPVGSYLDPVPAPMPGYASELVMAGGTFIDGSTSEFSADGPLREPYVLYAQGGTTTAHAELALEQALLALADGGWCGPA
- the gcvH gene encoding glycine cleavage system protein GcvH; this translates as MALSYPDDCRYADSHEYVRAEGELVRIGISAFAVDQLGDIVFVELPEVGAALGQGSSFGSVESVKAVEEVIAPISGTIEVRNEAVLASPEELQNDPYGEGWLLLVRPSDPAQLDGLMDAATYSAKVDGH